Proteins encoded within one genomic window of Glycine soja cultivar W05 chromosome 1, ASM419377v2, whole genome shotgun sequence:
- the LOC114388666 gene encoding 40S ribosomal protein S13-like: LESGGRGISNSTLPYKRTSPSWLKISSHEVEENICKFAKKGLTPSHIGVILHDSHGIAQVKSVTGSKILRILKAHRLAPEISKDLYHLIKKVVYIRKHLERNKKDKDSKFKLILVESRIHRLAHYYKKTKKLPPVWKYESTTANISCRLE, encoded by the exons cttgaatcaggagggagagg tatcTCCAATTCGACTCTTCCCTATAAGAGGACCTCACCAAGCTGGTTGAAGATCTCTTCTCATG AAGTGGAGGAGAACATCTGCAAGTTTGCCAAGAAAGGTCTTACTCCCTCTCACATTGGTGTTATTCTTCATGACTCTCATGGAATTGCTCAGGTGAAGAGTGTCACTGGAAGCAAGATTCTTCGTATATTGAAGGCTCACA GGCTTGCTCCTGAAATTTCGAAAGATTTGTATCACCTCATCAAGAAGGTTGTTTATATTAGGAAGCACTTGGAGAGGAACAAGAAGGACAAGGATTCTAAATTCAAGTTAATTTTGGTTGAGAGTAGGATTCACCGACTTGCCCATTACTATAAGAAGACAAAGAAGCTTCCACCTGTGTGGAAATA TGAATCAACAACTGCCAACATCTCTTGTCGCTTAGAGTGA